A region of the Gadus morhua chromosome 1, gadMor3.0, whole genome shotgun sequence genome:
AAAAACCTGACTTGAGCATGTGTACTGACTACAAAGTAAGCAACACAAATGCAGCAAATGTAGAATCCTTCTAGCATTTGAAAACAGCCCTCTCATGGTGGGGGGGTTTAGTAGGAGAATATCGTGGGTTATCACAGAGCAGGCCTCACCCTGCGCTTGAGGGCGATGCGGATGCGTCCTTGGTTGGTGATGAGGCGTAGCGGCGTGGTGCCCAGATCCTGGTCCTCGCTCTCTATGGCGTCCATCTCGATCCTGAGGCTCTGCCAGTTGATCTCCTTGAAGGTCAGCACCTGGGGCACAGAGGCGGGGTCACCTGCTGCACCCCGTGACTCGTTTGCCAGATCACAACAGGCGCACTAACATCTTAACCCGCGGCAAAGGGGGGCAGCAATGCAATTCAACGCATTGCCGTTAAAGTGGATTACTAGGGCTTGTTCAGGGAAGACCGATGTCAGAAAACAGTCGGGTCGAGTCTGCTGATTATGACAAACAAGAAACAGTCGGCCCTAATGCAATCACTTCACTGAGTCTGGTGGTCTCTGCGGCAGAGCCCCGGGGGGGCTTGTGACCGCTGGTCTGTCAGCTGCAATATAGCCTGCGATGGGGGACGGTTGGCCTACCTCTCCCCTCTTTGGGTCGGTGATGCGGGTGTAGCGCAGGTCGCTCTTCTGCCACTTGGGGTTGAGGCTGTTGCCCTGCAGCTGCCACAGCTCGAAGGAGGCGTGGAAGGCCCGGGCGTGCACCTTGATGGTGATGGAGTTGATGACCACCGACATACCCTCCACCACCTTCTCAGCGAAGCCGTACTCGCTGGGTGGTTGGACGGGGGGGGAACAATGACAGGTCAAGGGGTCAGTGATAGGGCTGGAGCATCAGAATGCGTTGTTGGATTTTTGTTGGCGAGCCTCCGCAATATTGAGAGTTGTATTACTGTTCAATTCTAGACCAACGGTTCATATACCCTAACCTAGGCTAAGGAAGACAGTTCTGCATGAGAAAATCTGCGGCAttttcaaacacaaaaaacaaagttttcccaataatgacaaatcatttcccaatgaccaaaacaaaacattactACAACCAAGCTAATAATTAATATCCTCATACTCCTATGCTCCAAAGATGGCAGCAGTCTTTGCGATTGGACGCTGCGATGTACAAGCCGTATACAATTACAAATCTTATTTAGAAGTCACACTTCATATACCTCTGGCCGGCTGTAATGGCGATAGGGGAGGGGCCgtttggggggcggggctcttCACATGTCCTCATCTCTACCTCCACTTTGTCCAGGAACTGATGACATGAGTGACATGAAACAGACCAGCAATTCAAGAACCCGCAATGAAACAGTCCATTGTCACCTGCTTTTTATACAACACACAGTCAAATAAGCTGTTGACGGGGAAACGTCAAGACATTGTAACAGAGACACGAGAAAAGAGATTGAACATTTCAGAAATTAATAAAGATCCATAGAAGACAAGATAAAGACAATAGGTCAGCATTCCTACCAGGCAGATGGGGCTTGTCTTCAACTTTGTCCATTGTATCTAAAAAAAGACCAGGGAGTTAAGGACAACAgagtcaaacacaaacaccggCTTCAGCATTCTGTCACTGCGTTCACCAGCGAGTGTTCAGCACAGCAAGTACCCAAGTTCACCCACAACTGACATCCCCTAAGTGCCAACCACAACCACCATGACACCTTATAGCGTTATCTGGAGGTTTAACATTGTGAGCCCCTTCACTGCTACCGATTattgtgaataataataatgaggcCAAATATTTTGAACATTAGTATACTAAGATAAAATATTAAAGGGATCAACAAAAAAATCAAGCTGTCCCGATTATAGCCCACCTATGATAACCAGTCCATCCAGATTTAATGTTGCTCTTTATACGTCCACGTGGTAGGTTGTGTCTTGATATCCTCAGAAGTATAGGCTTGTTGTAAGCTCTGCTCACATTCACAACAGCAACATGGACACCACATGTTCTCCTATCTGAACATAACACTCAACTACCGCAGCGCTGTACCACAGCAGTACCAGTTACATCCTAACCACTCGTTGTGATTCGTTCAGCTCTGTActgaagagggagggggtgagccTCACCCCATCCAGCTAATCCTGAGATCCAGTTTGACTAGCAGCGGACATACCCTGATGGCAGCCTTGTTGCAGTAGACCCGTGTGACGGCAAGCCAGGTGGGCAGGTCAAGCATGTTCTGCAGGACCTCTTCATCCAGCTCCAGGTTGGACAGCTGGCCCTCCCCCTTCAGAGTGCTCAGGTTGATCTTGTCCGGGGACAGGTTCTTGGTGAACCTGGGATGGGAAACAGCCGGTGGGAGGAGATTAATAGAGCAGAATAGCAGGCTGACTGTAGGTATGTTTATAGAGAGGTCTTCGCCTCGATATCTGATTAAAACTGCTTCATTATAAACTAGAATTAAGGAGGAAGAAATAATATTGAAGTTTAACTATAGCTAACTAGATTATTCAATTACGCTGAGGACATGAAGTAGTTTATGTCTATATTTAACTGAGGTTATGAATCGTTGCAAGATCTGAGTCTTTCTGCCCAGTGCTCACAGTTGTGGGCAAGAATAACCCGGTACTGCAGCCAAATGAGTCATTCTAGTACGCTGGCAGCAGCCTCTGGACCAGATTCCCATCAGTATCTGGTGTCATATTTTGTTTTCAAATACTGGTCAGCAAGAATAAGCCTAAGACCTTCTATTTATGATTGTATCAATTCAATAGACGTCATGTCATCAGACAGGTGATTTAAAATAAACCCAATGTGaaataaattacaaaataaacgCACCAATGCAAGCAGGGCTAAGTTGTAAACTTTGACTGATATTTACTGTCGTAAATAATTAGTAATAGTATTATtactgtagtaaatattcatatttttaaaGGATCTTTAACCATCTGTTTTTAATTGTCTGTGAACTTTTACTGGTATTGGTAAATCCAGGTTAAGTAGCAGGTAGACATTTGCATACATCTCACGCAGCCAAATGTGGCCGTGCAACATTGTTCAGCTCTGAGGGAGTGAGAGCAACTGAAAATAAAGATTACCACCAACAATTTTagaccaacaacaacacaaccacacaaaaagCCCATGCTTAGACCTATCAGTGCTCTGATTGCTAGAACAATAATGTAAATTAGAACCCatgttattttatatttctGGGCCAGTCACCATAGAGCTTCCAATATAACTCCCATTCAGCAATTTAGCAAATAGTATGGCTGGTTTGCTAACGCTTTGTTGCGACACTATTAAAGGCTGTGAAATAAACCCAGATGAGACTTAATTTAAGATTAGCATTGCTTAAGGAATAAGAAAATTCCATGGCGTATCAGTGGCAGTAAATTACAGACTCTTGCACAACAGTAGTCATGATCCCAAGCCTGCATTCGAATTAGGCCTAACAAGAGAAGCAATATCTAACTAGAGTGTTTAACACTGAAGCATGTCAGCGTTCGGGTGGATTTCTGGCTGTGGGTACCGTGCATGTAGCATGCATGACGTAATATGATACATTAGAAATGAGCCGTACAGCAGCGGGTCATGGGGTCAACCACCACAAAGAAATTGTTTCCTGATGGCAGGAGTGGACTGCATGCTTGGGTGAACATGGAAAAAAGAACTTTTTCTTGGCTGAATAAGTAATATTAGGTGTTACACAGAGAATTACACAGAATTACATTACAAAACCAGGTCAAAGGTGGGCTGTTGCCAAGGAGCAGATCCAATAATGGAAGGGACAGTAGAGCAGAGAGACCATCCCTTGATGAAAGGTAAAAAGTTATATGTTTACTGTTATTAGGATTATTATGATTTATTAGGATATTGGCAATACCACTGAAATGTCTGTTCTGTAGTAGGTGGTCCCATATGTAAACATGGCAGGCAGATGTTATTTACTCCCATATTTGATGAACACTACTTTGCACTGTACTTTCTAAGTGTGTTTTGTTGATTTCCTCTTGAATGAGAGTGAATGAAATTCAGTCTACCCAACCCTGAGGCAAATAATCGCCACACTTGAGATAACGCTAAGGATGAATGTGCTATTTTTGGATTGTGTTTAGAATGCAGCTATTCATCCATCGCCCGAGATCCAGTTAGTGCACTTTTCATATTATACTGTAGATGTAGTCCAACTGGTCCAATCCAAGAATGTCCTATAACCCCTTCAAACGTTTTGCAAAGAATGGCCGAAATATTACAATACAGGATTAATAAACCAGTATGCTAAATGAAAATGCACGAAACTTTTTAAATATCTGTCAAAATGGCACTGGTGTTTAATTGTACATGTTTCAGGGCTACAGTTATTGTAAATAGCCAACTTTATTCTGCAATCCCTTCAACATTGTCGGTAAAGATTCTTAAGCATTGAGTGTGTCTCGGTCTTCATGTCTGATTTCTAGGTTCATAAATACATAAACGGGGGAATTCACTGCCACATTTTGGTCCATCGTCGAACAGAAGCGTAAAATTGTTGCTTATATAAAAGTGCCACACTAAATGTTGACTCTGTTGACAACATGCTGACCCCTGTCTAACTGCCCAGTCCTCTGTGTATTATTTTTAGCATCATATAATATATGAGGTTGTTAACTCGCCATCTTGCGATTGAAAAATGCAGGCTAGACACTGAACAGCTACAATAAGGACATCGTCTGTTGAGTGTTTGCATTTTTTGGCGATATAGCAGCAAAATCAACGCTAGCTAGCTAATGCAGATCCAGAGAAGACACTTACCTGGACAAATGTTTCAAAATCTGCTTCTTGAAAATCCCAGccatttctttgtgtttttgttcagaCCCCGCTGCAGGGCTTGCGACTAAATACACGAAACGACAAATTTCACTAACTTAGGGGCATCTGGAAAATTGTACACAACGTTACACGTCGCATCTTGGTAGCCACTGGCTGGCACCGCTGCTCGCTGCCCAGTTAACGTCAGCGTCGACCCGCCGCCTACCGCCATGGTCCGGGCGGTCCACTCCCATCCTTAATAGTTTGACGTGAGGCAagcccaccgccaccgccgcacGGCAGGTGGcgtggcgccccctgctgggcaCTACAGGAAGCACAGGTCGTATAGTCCAATTAAACTAACTCAAATAATTCGTACTGTTATTTTTGCTACTTACTAATAACTATTAGTATTAACGATGAACCGAAAACACTGCGGAGGGGTTGAGCTTTTAtgatttttaatttaaatacaAATCTTCAACAAGCACTGGTGTTATGTTCTTCTAGGTGTTTGGTTTAATctttttatataatgtattgcATTCCGCATAAACATTGATAGTGTTGGTTCCATCTAACCCTGACATGCTCCATCTTACCATTAGGGGCTACACACATTCATCATCCCTTTTATATCATTTTATATAGTCGTATAAATTAATGATAAATAATTGAAAAAATCTAGATCAGCAGAGGGCGTATTTTCACTTTGGGGTAGAACTCTCATCCTGGCGCATGCGCCTTTAGTACCGCTTCATCCTGGAGCATGCGCATTTCCAGTGTTGTTGAGTTTGTTATGACAAGTCGAGGCCTCGGACTAAATTAGATAATAGCCCCGTCTCTGTCCTGGGAAATCCACGATGGAGGACATGGATTTGGACCTAGATCAGGACCTAATGCAAAAATTTAGTTGCATGGGTACCTCAGATAAAGACACTCTGATCTCGGAGTTTCAGAGACTGCTCGGGTTTCAACTCAACCCCGCGGGATGCGCCTTCTTCTTGGACATGACCAACTGGTGAGTCCGGGGACTTCCTGGGCCTTCCCGGGTGTGTTGGCTGGACGCTGAAACACAGCGAGCCGCCGAGAAACTCCTCGCCCCAGTTTCACTGTTGAACCCAAGAAATTGAAAGACCCAGTCCTCCGATGTTACACTTTAAAGCGTTGTCAGGGTGCTTAAATCCACGCTGAATGACAGCGTTGACACGATACTCTGTTAGCAGGTAGCGACGGTGGACTCGTCCTGGGTAGTGTGTTTTCGATGGTATCTTTTATTTGAGGCCATTTAAGACGACACCGATGGTTGTCATTGTTCTAGCTGCTCTCAAAAATTTGGATAGTGACTGTGGCAAGGCGTTCAATAGTTCACGTTGTCCAACCTTAGCTTGTTTTACTGACTGGTCTCGTCTTTAAAAACGGACGCTAACAGCTACCGTACCGTATGACGTAACCACACAGTTAACCAGGTAGCCTCGTTTGGGGCTGATATGTGCATCTCATCATGTGAAAACACGGACAATATGTTGCTGTTAACGTACACACGTAACCACGTCGAGTGATCGAACAGTAGTACTCGTTTTCTGTAGCGAAAGAGAAACTGGTAGTACCAGTAATCACGTGATGTGGCTGGTCGCGGAAGGGCCTTCAGCCGCTGCTTTATGGCCTGGGCCCAGTCCAGCCATTGCGAAAAGAAGATATTACGTATCGTCAACGACCTTAAACGTAATCCTTAACATAAATTCTATAGAGGATCTCTGATGCACGATTGTAAAaactttacatttatttataagaTTGGAACTATACATATTATCCCACAAATATGAGCACCCCAATGAAAACCAAATGCATTGTTTTGAAATCATATTGTTTTCACTTACTCTTAATTGTTGCACATTTTAATAAACAAATTGGTCCCTTCCCTTTCAGGAATCTACAAGCAGCCATAGGGGCATACTACGACTTTGAGAGCCCCAACATAAACGCGCCATGTATGTCCTTGGTAGAAGATGTGACCATTGGTGAAGGGGAGTCTGTTCCACCAGATACACCATTCACAAAGACATGGAGAGTACAAAACACAGGTAGGTCAATGGTAATAATGGCTCCGGTTCCAGAGGGGTTTGCTGTAATACCGGCCAACCATCTTGCACTTTACTTGAAGGAACAATATTTTTCTTCTTATGCTTCTACAGGTGCAGAGTCATGGCCTCCTGGAGTCTGCCTCAAGTACGTGGGAGGGGATCAGTTTGGCCACGTCAACATGGTAATGGTGCGGTCTCTAGaaccccaggaaatgtttgacgTTAGCGTGCAGATGCACAGCCCTGTGGCTCCTGCGATGTACCAGGGCCAGTGGAGGATGTGTACGGCTACCGGACTCTTCTTTGGGGGTAAGATCCATAAAATCCCcatggtaaacaaatgtttcAGATCTTTCTATGCACCTGCATGTGTGGCTGTTATCCCTTTGCACATCCCAACACGccggttgtctctctctccagatgtaATATGGGTCATCTTGAGTGTGGAGGTCGGGGGCCTGCTGGGCGTCACGCAGCAGCTGTCCTCTTTCCAAACGGAGTTCAACACGCACCCAAACCGCAGCCTGGAGGGGGACTACAACCCCTTCGCCTCGCCGCAGAAAACCAGATACCCCGGCAGCACCGACAGCGGTCTCCACGACGACAGTAGTCTGAAGGACACGGGGGAGCCCTGGGAGGCCACTCCCAATCCTCTGCAGCAAGATCAAAATGGACTGTCGCACAATTCAGTGAATATAGCAGCCAACAGTCTCCAAAGCAATCTATCAGTAGTGACTTACAACCAGGTAGGTCACCCCTGTCATAGCTTGTCACCATGCATGGAATGATGCATCAACCACAGCACTGTCAGACGAAAAAGATGCTCCTTCTGTATATTCAGGGATGAGAAGAAGCAAGATTTCACACTTCAAAATACTAAAGTCTGTTAGTGTGTCTAGATGAGTGAGACTCTTTTAGGTGAACttgctgtgtttctctctgcaggGCATACAGGGACCCTATCCGTTTGGGCACTAAATCCCCCGGTCGAGAGCCACTACACCTCTGAAGTCGAACTCACCAAGGCTTTATCTGTAGCCGGTGGGGAGCCTGGAGCTTCACAACAAACACTTTATGCAAAGTCTCCACTTCAGCCAGTGTAGCCCCAGCGTCCCACTTCAGCTACGCTGTGAGGATCCAGAGGTCACCGCTCCTGACATACAGCTCAACCAACACCCTCATATCCACTGTATGCATGAGTGAATGCTAAGTTAAAACAAGAGTGCTATTGAGAGTCTTGGTGAGAGATGCTGTTTtgaaatctttttatttttttgttgtgatcAGAGTGCAGAAaaaacttttgtgtgtgtgtgtgtgtgtgtgtgtgtgtgtgtgtgtgtgtgtgtgtgtgtgtgtgtgtgtgtgtgtgtgtgtgtgtgtgtgtgtgtgtgtgtgtgtgtgtgcgcgcaacaTGAAAGAGGCATTGGAGGAAAAGCCATTTAAATTTGCCAACTGATTCTTTGGTTTCTGCTCTGACGTAAAACCTGCTGGCTGTAATTCTGAGATGATTTAGCCAAACAAAATCTGTGAGCTTTCATGGCCTCATTTTGTCGACGATACCATCCGTTTTACTGTTTACTTTGTATATCAATTCTTGTgtacacctttttttttttttatgatctaGACAATTTGCTTAGTACGGGTTATTTCTATAGAATGtaccttttttaaataatttcatTGCTCTATTCTTTTCTTATAACCTTTTAACGTGATGAAATGCAATTTTAAGACGCTCCACTAGGGAGAGCAAGATATCAACGTTTTAGTCCAACTGAATTCTCCAAAACAAGGGATTTCCTCAACACCCAAACAATGTAATGTTTTCATCTATGTTCAAAAAGCAACTATAACAAAATCATTTGAATGTGTCTGGGGTGACATTTTTAGCCCGTTTTCAGGCAATAAATGTGAAGCAGCTTTGCCTAAACTGAAACTGAGACAAAAGCTTTGATGAGCATTCTTTTGCCCAATCTAACATATTTTAACTGAGCCTGAATAGGTTAGTATTGAATACCTTAATGCATCAACCAGAATATAAAGAGTTTGTCACGGGTGACTCTCCACCTTCATCACATTCACATGCATTCTGTTAAACCACATAATCTTGGGAAATGGCAGCTTTAAATATTTCTTTCAATTGAAGCGGAATGTATTCAGTGAATGTAAAATAGGCTGAATTGTTTGTAAACATCAACGATCCAAAGTATATTGATAAATTGCCTtcaatttcctttttttcttactCTAATTTTGTCCCTCAGTAAGTCTTTCCTAGGGTGTTCCATAAATTGTAGGTTTGGAAACACAGTTAGCATTCTCTTCTAGACTACATCGCTTATTATTCTTGTGCTTTAATTGCACTAACCGTCAGATCTATGCACTGAGTTATGTGGGGGCCCCTTTTGCCAAATAGGCCCCATTGTGGCATGTTGTTGttccagtaggcctacacatggATCCTGAGGGCTTCATGCAGCCGCTAAATAAGTATTGATTGACAATTGAAATAAACCCTCTTTCCTAGAGAGCCTAATTTCATTTGGTTGCAGGCTAATTTTGCCCCAGGAGAAAAGTGATCTTAAATCTTCAATACCACAGACGCCTCGTCGTTAGGAGTGCTTATGGTTGCTGTGCACAGAATAAATGTATAGTTCCTGGATGTAAGGGTGAACCATATTCATAAAACATGGGATTGTAAGGACAATGCTAAATTCTACATCTTAAAAGGAGATGGGGTTCATTGGTCTTCATTGGTCAGATAGTGTAAGAATCAGTTGGCATGTGTTGGACTGAAACTGGCCACACAGATGATATgtgcttttttttctctccttgtGTGTTGGATGACAGTTTGTAAAATTAAATTATAACTAAAATGATTGTGTCTGATGTGATATGTTTCCTCCTACAAATCCAATTGTTTGGCTTGTAACAAAGAGGTCACAAGCCAGAGGTTTTCTATTGTCATTTAAATTGGAGTCATGCATCATTTTCCCAAGATGCACAGTTTCTGTTTAAATATATAGGCATATGCAGAATATGACCAAAAATGTCAAGTGCTATATGAAGAGCCCATCACGGTTTCACCAATGTAGCTCATCCAATAATCCCTAAAGGCCTATGTGCCCCGATTTTAGAATATCTTCTCATTtagatattatttaaaaaaatacacatatacacCAGTCAAGTGCAAAACAGAAACGCATCTACACAAATGTCTGTCCTagcttcatttttttatttgcttcCAATTGATCATATCTCcttcaaattgtgaaatagacTGCTGTTAGCTCTGATACACCAGTGTGGAGCATTGTCTTACGATTCAGTGGTTAGATTCTCGAGTTTCACAAAATTGAAATTGAAGATGGGCCCAATAATCAGGTAGGCCTAGGTCTAGTCTCTGGAACATTAAGACAGTATAACACTAAAATCGACACATGTATAAGGTCTTGACACTATTTTAATCTGGGTCAGGGGTAATGTGCCCCAAATGAGCATGAAAGATTCAATGacataaaattaaaaaatgaattaagTATCAGCCTACATAAGGGATGACTACAAGTCTTATTGTTGTTTTCTTCAGTTAGCATGTAATTATCAGCAAGTTATTTATCAAGTCCCATATAAGAAGCTTGGTTGTAATACTGGATACTAATCTTACTTTTGACAAACAGGTTAAAACCTATCTCTACTCTATTGCCTttaatttaacctttattttaccTCATCTTTATCTCATCTTTTGGTTATTTGATCCTGATTGATTCATTGCAATGTGGCAACTTCTAACCTACATTAGCATttttattactgttattattattactattgtttttcttgtttttttatagcactttggtcaactgctttacaaataaatgtacattacatttacattacattaaattacattttactCAACAATAGATTTCATTCTATTTGTTGATTTCTGTTAAGTATATTTATTGCTTTCATAATTTGCATGCAGGCTACAAACTGCTCAGCAACATTTCAACACTCGTGGGTAAACAGAGCTCTTTAGGCTAACCAAACATTGCACTCCTTTTATCCCACCGactcctcccttccttctaCTTTCAATATATGTCTCTACAAGGAGCACAATTTGTGACGCTGTTCAGATTGGCCCTGAAGTCTGCTAATGCAGCTATAAATACCCTTGTGTGTCCACTCTGTTTAATTGTTGGAAGTGGAAGTATTTTCCACTATTTAGATTGAGAACAGGTTTAGAAAATATAATGAGACCAATTATAATGGCAACTATTGACCTAAAAAGAGCAATATAGCCCTCAATAGCAAGTGGATTTAAAGATCATATATGTCTACAGTGGAAAGGTCCATTTAATGACAGGTGGAGGTTATCAAAGATTTGCATCCAATTTGAAACTCACCAGATTCAAATATAAGATTTCTGTCTGTAGAAATTACATTAAATGTATGTTATTATCCATCTAATCATCGGTTTTCAGTGAGCTAATAAATCCGGGCCGTTTGTTGTGAACACATCAGATCTTTTCACACTTACACCAACATCATCCACTACTATTCCTTGCTATACAGCCGCTGACACCTTGTTTCTCTCAGGTATTATTAACAGTGTCAGAAAAGAAGCCATCAAAGATGTGAATTATTCCATTTTAATGGTCCTACAAGCACAGCCAAAGGAAGCAAACACCCCAGCATCCGAGTATGAAATCTCCTTTGAGTACCGAGGAAACTTCAGTAGGAACCTTCAGTAGGAGTTCTCAGTTCATACATGGCCCCAGGCCAGCATAAAGTAGCCATTTAAAAACCTACTAAATAGGACACACCCTTTTGTTCAGCATTGATACGTCGGTGTGACTCTTTTGTGAGCCCAAAAGagtttctctcactttctctcagagagagacagagtgaatgagtgaaacTGGAGCGAGAGCTTCAAATGCAAGagcaggatgatgatgaagggcTGTGCTTCCAGTTTTTTTTGACCACCTCTTCTGCACAGGGTGATACCCTGCCAGGCCTGACATTCACAAGTCTGGGCCTATTCTCAACCACCCGTCTCCTCTGGTGGAGGACAGAGGACTGCTCGTGAGGAACTCCCTCCCTGAGGCGGACCTGTTGGTCGTGGTGTTGGAGAACACACTGCACATCCTCTGACCCTGACTACTCAAAAAGGTGAGCTTACATGgcctttttactttatttttctgTCAATATTTTTTCTGTCATTGTCTTGTATTCTCCTGATTATGTGATTTGCTAAAAAAAATTGTAGTCGCACCTATATCTGTGTTGCATTTTttaataacataaaaaatatatttaattatgGTAACATTTTATGGTAACACGAAAATCCCCACACAAATGCCAAAACATTAGCAGAGTTCATGAAAAGAACAGTTGTTTCCTTATGATATGCATCAGaatgaagatttttttttttcgatacCTTGCTTCCTTCATATTTGTCATAACtttaaaatgcatgcacacacataaacacacacgcatg
Encoded here:
- the ilrun gene encoding protein ILRUN, yielding MEDMDLDLDQDLMQKFSCMGTSDKDTLISEFQRLLGFQLNPAGCAFFLDMTNWNLQAAIGAYYDFESPNINAPCMSLVEDVTIGEGESVPPDTPFTKTWRVQNTGAESWPPGVCLKYVGGDQFGHVNMVMVRSLEPQEMFDVSVQMHSPVAPAMYQGQWRMCTATGLFFGDVIWVILSVEVGGLLGVTQQLSSFQTEFNTHPNRSLEGDYNPFASPQKTRYPGSTDSGLHDDSSLKDTGEPWEATPNPLQQDQNGLSHNSVNIAANSLQSNLSVVTYNQGIQGPYPFGH